Proteins from a genomic interval of Papaver somniferum cultivar HN1 chromosome 4, ASM357369v1, whole genome shotgun sequence:
- the LOC113272372 gene encoding uncharacterized protein LOC113272372, with translation MSIKKVGQFSVLVLLIVASIVTMGTAESQPLAPNQLDTIGLFPPLLLNNPEIEKCWSTLVDIEGCSAEILNFLFTFQLRLGPACCKAIIGLSETCLPAVFAWNSGWGRGIPFNPAYPNVVKGYCASITGGKMSLPVHMPPPPPPQVHLESPNPALVEPPTTSVASAVTMGTAESQPLAPTQLDTIRIPGLFPPLLPYNPEIEKCWSTLVDIEGCNAEILNFLITFQLRLGPACCKAIISLSETCMPAVFSYDWGWGRGIPFNPAYPNVIKSYCASITGVKQSPPSPFAVHMSPPPPPSPLAHRGAPKPAPVEPSP, from the coding sequence ATGTCGATTAAGAAGGTGGGACAATTTTCCGTTCTCGTTCTACTGATTGTCGCATCAATTGTTACAATGGGCACAGCTGAATCCCAGCCTCTCGCTCCCAACCAACTAGATACAATTGGGTTGTTTCCACCACTATTACTAAACAATCCTGAAATCGAGAAGTGTTGGTCAACTCTTGTTGATATCGAAGGTTGCAGCGCTGAGATTTTGAATTTCCTTTTTACATTTCAGCTTCGACTAGGACCAGCTTGTTGCAAAGCTATCATTGGCCTTAGCGAAACTTGCTTGCCAGCCGTTTTCGCATGGAATTCGGGGTGGGGAAGAGGAATACCTTTCAACCCTGCTTACCCAAATGTAGTCAAAGGCTATTGTGCATCCATAACTGGAGGGAAAATGTCGCTACCCGTTCATATGcctccaccgccaccaccacaggTTCATCTAGAATCACCCAATCCTGCATTAGTTGAACCACCAACCACCTCTGTCGCATCAGCTGTTACAATGGGCACAGCTGAATCCCAACCTCTAGCTCCCACCCAACTAGATACCATTCGGATCCCTGGGTTGTTTCCACCACTATTACCATACAATCCTGAAATCGAGAAGTGTTGGTCAACTCTTGTTGATATTGAAGGTTGCAATGCTGAGATCTTGAATTTCCTAATTACATTTCAGCTTCGTCTAGGTCCAGCATGTTGCAAAGCTATCATTAGCCTCAGCGAGACTTGCATGCCGGCCGTTTTCTCATACGATTGGGGATGGGGAAGAGGAATACCTTTCAACCCTGCTTACCCAAATGTAATCAAAAGCTATTGTGCATCCATAACTGGAGTAAAACAGTCGCCACCATCCCCTTTTGCAGTTCATATGTCTCCACCGCCGCCACCATCGCCACTGGCTCATCGAGGAGCACCCAAACCTGCGCCAGTTGAACCAAGTCCTTAA
- the LOC113272373 gene encoding cationic peroxidase 2-like, whose product MAYYTHTSVALFCILVNILVMLNSNIISVQAQTRVGFYSSSCPRAEAIIRSTVNTHFRSNPTIAPGLLRMHFHDCFVQGCDASILIDGTSTEKTSIANNLIPGYEVIDDAKTQLEAACPGVVSCADILAIAARDSVVVSGGASWSVPTGRLDGRVSIASETAELPRATDSIQRQLQKFDDKGLNTQDLVTLVGAHTIGTSACQFFSNRLYNFNGTGTADPTINPTFLTTLQNLCPENGDGSRRVALDTGSETRFDQSYYTNLRNGRGVLESDQKLWNDATTQTFVRRFSGPFRGLSGLRFNVEFGRSMVKMSNIEVKTGAQGEIRRICSAIN is encoded by the exons ATGGCATACTATACGCACACTTCTGTTGCACTCTTTTGTATTTTGGTTAACATTTTAGTGATGTTGAACAGTAACATCATTTCTGTTCAAGCACAAACCCGAGTAGGATTCTACTCGAGTTCTTGTCCAAGAGCTGAAGCGATTATTCGATCAACGGTCAATACCCATTTTCGATCAAATCCCACCATCGCTCCTGGTTTACTTAGAATGCATTTTCATGATTGTTTCGTTCAAGGATGTGATGCATCTATCCTTATCGATGGAACTTCCACAGAAAAAACTTCTATAGCTAATAATCTGATTCCAGGTTATGAAGTCATTGATGATGCAAAAACGCAGCTTGAAGCTGCTTGCCCTGGCGTCGTTTCTTGTGCTGATATTCTTGCCATTGCTGCTCGTGACTCTGTTGTCGTG AGTGGAGGTGCAAGCTGGTCAGTACCAACAGGTCGGCTAGACGGTCGGGTATCGATAGCATCAGAGACTGCTGAGCTACCTCGCGCTACAGACTCTATTCAAAGGCAACTACAGAAGTTTGACGATAAAGGACTTAATACTCAAGATCTTGTTACTTTAGTTG GTGCCCATACAATTGGGACATCAGCTTGTCAATTCTTCAGCAACAGATTATACAATTTTAATGGAACTGGAACTGCCGATCCCACAATCAACCCAACATTTCTTACTACCTTGCAAAATCTTTGTCCAGAAAATGGCGATGGATCTAGACGTGTAGCACTAGACACTGGCAGCGAAACCAGATTCGACCAAAGTTATTACACAAACTTGAGGAACGGAAGAGGAGTTCTAGAATCTGATCAGAAGTTATGGAATGATGCTACAACACAAACTTTTGTTCGACGCTTTTCAGGTCCATTTAGAGGCTTGAGCGGATTGAGATTCAACGTGGAGTTTGGTCGGTCCATGGTGAAAATGAGTAATATTGAAGTGAAAACTGGTGCACAAGGCGAGATCCGAAGAATTTGTTCTGCCATTAATTAA
- the LOC113275179 gene encoding protein RBL-like: MNVSIIDPLQGDFPEVIEEFLEHGVMKCIAFNRRGTLLAAGCSDGSCIIWDFETRGIAKELKDSECKTPVTSVCWSKYGHHILVAAIDKSLTLWNVVNGEKVTRITLQQTTLQACLHPGSHTPSVCLACPLSSAPLLVELNTGNTKVLPVSLSDLDSGAVSSRNKFSDGSAPLTPTSACFNKYGDLIFVGNSKGEILIIDYQKVELYGVVVNSGAAVIKSISFSRNGLYLLTNSNDRTIRVYENHLSQKDGVKALDELRTSFDDLQGVEKLKAVGSKCLALSREFQDSINRIHWKAPCFSGDGEWVVGASGNKGEHKIYIWDRAGHLVKILEGPKEALTDLAWHPVNSIVVSVSISGLVYIWAKDYTENWSAFAPDFKELEENEEYVEREDEFDLMPETEKVKHSGVNEDEDVDILTVEKESALSDSDMSQEELCFLPAVPSPDVLDLQDKYVRSSSKMIDSDHSGSPLSNEAGQDGHGVKLDSSPVDALGNLIADDTGATTASMKRKRKLSEKGLELQQAEKVRKPLKKPIKSFGGKILKNRNKSVDEYLSADDETD, encoded by the exons atgaatgtttcaataatcG ATCCTTTGCAGGGAGATTTTCCTGAAGTCATTGAGGAGTTTTTGGAACATGGGGTTATGAAATGTATTGCATTCAACCGTAGGGGAACTCTTCTCGCTG CTGGGTGCTCAGATGGAAGCTGCATTATTTGGGATTTTGAGACAAGGGGAATAGCCAAGGAACTTAAAGACTCAGAGTGTAAAACTCCTGTCACAAGCGTTTGTTGGTCAAAGTATGGTCATCACATACTTGTAGCAGCCATTGACAAATCCTTAACACTTTGGAATGTTGTCAATGGAGAGAAAGTAACGCGCATAACTCTGCAGCAGACTACACTTCAGGCTTGTCTGCATCCTGGATCTCACACACCATCCGTCTGCCTTGCATGCCCTCTCTCTTCTGCTCCACTCCTTGTTGAACTAAACACTGGAAACACTAAAGTGCTACCAGTGTCACTATCTGATTTGGATAGTGGTGCTGTTTCCTCCCGCAACAAGTTTTCAGATGGATCTGCTCCTTTAACCCCAACATCTGCTTGCTTTAACAAGTACGGAGATCTAATTTTTGTAGGGAACTCCAAAGGTGAAATACTAATTATTGATTACCAGAAAGTTGAATTATACGGAGTTGTCGTCAATTCAGGTGCTGCTGTTATCAAGAGTATTTCATTTAGTAGGAATGGGCTGTATCTTCTTACAAACTCAAACGATCGCACCATTCGGGTTTATGAGAATCATCTTtctcaaaaagatggagttaaaGCCCTTGACGAATTACGTACTAGCTTCGATGATCTTCAGGGTGTTGAGAAATTGAAGGCAGTGGGATCTAAATGCCTAGCACTTTCTCGGGAGTTTCAAGATTCAATAAATAGGATACATTGGAAAGCACCTTGTTTCAGTGGCGATGGTGAGTGGGTAGTTGGGGCTTCTGGTAATAAAGGAGAGCATAAGATATATATCTGGGATAGGGCTGGACATCTTGTGAAGATTTTAGAAGGTCCTAAAGAAGCATTGACAGATCTAGCATGGCATCCAGTAAACTCCATTGTGGTCTCAGTTTCTATATCTGGGTTGGTCTATATTTGGGCGAAAGACTATACTGAGAACTGGAGCGCATTTGCTCCCGACTTCAAAGAGTTAGAGGAAAATGAAGAATATGTTGAGCGGGAAGATGAATTTGATTTGATGCCTGAAACTGAAAag GTGAAACATTCAGGTGTGAACGAAGATGAAGACGTTGATATCCTGACCGTGGAGAAGGAGTCAGCTTTAAGTGATTCAGATATGTCACAGGAAGAGCTGTGTTTCTTACCAGCAGTGCCTTCTCCTGACGTTCTTGATCTTCAAGACAAGTATGTTCGGAGTTCATCGAAAATGATCGATAGCGATCACTCTGGTTCTCCACTCTCTAATGAGGCTGGTCAGGATGGGCATGGAGTAAAGCTTGATTCAAGTCCAGTAGACG CATTAGGTAATTTAATTGCAGATGATACAGGTGCAACTACTGCATCCATGAAGAGAAAACGGAAACTGTCAGAGAAGGGGTTGGAGTTGCAACAGGCAGAGAAAGTGCGAAAGCCATTAAAAAAACCTATCAAATCTTTTGGTGGCAAGATATTGAAAAACcgaaataaatctgttgatgaataTTTGTCTGCAGATGATGAAACTGACTGA
- the LOC113275181 gene encoding uncharacterized protein LOC113275181, with amino-acid sequence MKSSSFEEMLANKVKQFSILVLLIVAPAVTMGTAEFQPLAPTQLDTVRILGLFPPLLPNNPEIEKCWSTLVDIEGCSAEILNFLFTFQLRLGPACCKAIIGLSETCLPAVFAWGSGWGRGISFNPAYPNVVKGYCASITGGKMSLPVHMSPPPLVHLESPSPASVEPPTTSVASAVTMGTTEFQPLAPTQLDTIRIPGLFPPLLPGPYSPEIEKCWSTLVDIEGCNAEILNFLFTFQLRLGPACCKAIIDLSETCLPAVFSSVSGWGIGIPFNPAYPNVIKSYCASITGVKQSPPSPFAVHMSPPPPPSPQAHRGAPKAAPVEPSP; translated from the coding sequence ATGAAGAGTTCGAGCTTTGAAGAGATGTTGGCTAACAAGGTAAAACAGTTTTCCATTTTGGTACTACTCATTGTCGCACCAGCAGTTACAATGGGCACAGCTGAATTCCAACCTCTAGCTCCCACCCAACTGGATACTGTTCGGATCCTTGGGCTGTTTCCACCACTATTACCAAACAATCCTGAAATCGAGAAGTGTTGGTCAACTCTTGTTGATATCGAAGGTTGCAGCGCTGAGATTTTGAATTTCCTTTTTACATTTCAGCTTCGACTAGGACCAGCTTGTTGCAAAGCTATCATTGGCCTCAGCGAAACTTGCTTGCCAGCCGTTTTCGCATGGGGTTCGGGGTGGGGAAGAGGAATATCTTTCAACCCTGCTTACCCAAATGTAGTCAAAGGCTATTGTGCGTCCATAACTGGAGGGAAAATGTCGCTACCAGTTCATATGTCTCCACCGCCACTGGTTCATCTAGAATCACCCAGTCCTGCATCAGTTGAACCACCAACCACCTCTGTCGCATCAGCTGTTACAATGGGCACAACTGAATTCCAACCTCTAGCTCCCACCCAACTAGATACCATTCGGATCCCTGGGTTGTTTCCACCACTACTACCAGGTCCATACAGTCCTGAAATCGAGAAGTGTTGGTCAACTCTTGTTGATATCGAAGGTTGCAATGCTGAGATCTTGAATTTTCTGTTTACATTTCAGCTCCGACTAGGTCCAGCATGTTGCAAAGCTATCATTGACCTTAGTGAAACTTGCTTGCCGGCCGTTTTCTCATCGGTTTCGGGGTGGGGAATAGGAATACCTTTCAACCCTGCTTACCCAAATGTAATCAAAAGCTATTGTGCATCCATAACTGGAGTAAAACAGTCGCCACCATCCCCTTTTGCAGTTCATATGTCTCCACCGCCGCCACCATCGCCACAGGCTCATCGAGGAGCACCCAAAGCTGCGCCAGTTGAACCAAGTCCTTAA